A genomic window from Macaca mulatta isolate MMU2019108-1 chromosome 19, T2T-MMU8v2.0, whole genome shotgun sequence includes:
- the ZNF606 gene encoding zinc finger protein 606 isoform X2 — translation MLETYGHLLSVGNQIAKPEVISLLEQGEEPWSVEQACPQRTCPEWMRNLESKALIPAQSIFEEEQSHGMKLERYIWDDPWFSRLEVLGCKDQLEMYHVNQSTAMRQMVFMQKQVLSQRSSEFCELGAEFSQNLNFVPSQRVSQIEHFYQPDTHAESWRCDSAIMYADKVTCENNDYDKTVYQSIQPIYPSRIQTGDNLFKCTDAVKSFNHIIHFGDHKGIHTGEKLYEYKECHQIFNQSPSFNEHPRLHVGENQYNYKEYENIFYFSSFMEHQKIGTVEKAYKYNEWEKVFGYDSFLTQHTSTYTAEKPYDYNECGTSFIWSSYLIQHKKTHPGEKPYECDKCGKVFRNRSALTKHERTHTGIKPYECNKCGKAFSWNSHLIVHKRIHTGEKPYVCNECGKSFNWNSHLIGHQRTHTGEKPFECTECGKSFSWSSHLIAHMRMHTGEKPFKCDECEKAFRDYSALSKHERTHSGAKPYKCTECGKSFSWSSHLIAHQRTHTGEKPYNCQECGKAFRERSALTKHEIIHSGIKPYECNKCGKSCSQMAHLVRHQRTHTGEKPYECNKCGKSFSQSCHLVAHRRIHTGEKPYKCNQCERSFNCSSHLIAHRRTHTGEKPYRCNECGKAFNESSSLIVHLRNHTGEKPYKCNHCEKAFCKNSSLIIHQRMHSGEKRFICSECGKAFSGHSALLQHQRNHSEEKLN, via the coding sequence AATGGATGAGAAATCTTGAAAGCAAAGCATTGATCCCAGCACAGAGCATTTTTGAGGAAGAACAATCCCATGGCATGAAGTTGGAAAGATATATATGGGATGATCCTTGGTTCTCCAGGTTAGAAGTTTTGGGATGTAAAGACCAATTAGAAATGTATCACGTGAACCAGAGTACAGCTATGAGGCAGATGGTCTTCATGCAAAAGCAAGTACTATCCCAGAGAAGCTCTGAATTCTGTGAACTTGGGGCAGAGTTTAGCCAGAACTTAAACTTTGTtccatctcagagagtttctcagatagaacatttctatcagcCTGATACGCATGCTGAAAGTTGGAGATGTGACTCAGCCATAATGTATGCAGATAAGGTTACCTGTGAAAATAATGATTATGACAAAACTGTTTATCAGTCCATTCAACCTATTTACCCTTCAAGAATACAAACTGGAGATAATCTTTTCAAATGTACTGATGCTGTTAAATCTTTCAATCATATAATACATTTTGGTGATCATAAAGGaattcacacaggagaaaaactcTATGAATATAAGGAATGCCATCAAATCTTTAACCAGAGCCCATCATTTAATGAACACCCAAGGCTTCATGTTGGAGAAAACCAGTATAATTACAAAGAATATgagaatatcttttatttctcatCCTTTATGGAACATCAAAAAATTGGTACTGTAGAGAAAGCATATAAATACAATGAATGGGAGAAAGTCTTTGGGTATGATTCATTCCTTACTCAGCATACAAGCACTTACACTGCAGAGAAACCCTATGACTACAATGAATGTGGGACGTCTTTCATCTGGAGCTCTTACCTTATTCAGCATAAGAAAACTCAtcctggagaaaaaccctatgaatgtgaTAAATGTGGAAAAGTTTTTAGGAATCGTTCAGCCCTTACTAAACATGAACGGACTCACACTGGAataaaaccctatgaatgtaataaatgtggaaaagccttcagctGGAATTCTCATCTTATTgtacataagagaattcatacagGAGAAAAACCTTATGTTTGCAATGAGTGTGGGAAATCTTTCAACTGGAACTCTCATCTTATTGGACATCAGAGGactcatacaggagagaaaccttTTGAATGTACTGAATGTGGGAAATCATTCAGCTGGAGCTCCCATCTTATTGCCCATATGAGAAtgcatactggagagaaaccctttAAATGTGATGAATGTGAAAAAGCTTTTAGGGACTACTCAGCCCTTAGTAAACATGAAAGAACTCATTCTGGAGCAAAACCATATAAATGTACTGAATGTGGAAAATCCTTCAGCTGGAGCTCCCATCTTATTGcccatcagagaactcacacggGAGAGAAACCGTATAACTGTcaggaatgtggcaaagctttcagAGAACGCTCAGCCCTCACTAAACATGAGATAATTCATTCTGGAATTAAGCCCTATGAATGTAATAAATGTGGAAAATCCTGTAGCCAAATGGCTCACCTTGTTAGACATCAAAGGactcatactggagaaaaaccctatgaatgcaaTAAATGTGGGAAATCCTTCAGTCAAAGCTGTCACCTTGTTGCTCATCGGAGAAttcacactggtgagaaaccctataaatgtaatcAATGTGAAAGATCCTTTAACTGTAGTTCTCACCTCATTGCACACCGGagaactcatactggagagaaaccatacaggtgtaatgaatgtgggaaagcatTTAATGAGAGTTCATCCCTTATTGTACACCTAAGAAACCATACTGGAGAAAAGCCCTACAAATGTAATCATTGTGAGAAAGCATTTTGTAAGAATTCTTCCCTTATTATTCATCAGAGAATGCATAGTGGAGAGAAGCGCTTTAtatgcagtgaatgtggaaaagcctttagTGGTCACTCAGCCCTTCTTCAACACCAGAGAAATCACAGTGAAGAGAAACTGAATTGA
- the ZNF606 gene encoding zinc finger protein 606 isoform X3, producing the protein MRNLESKALIPAQSIFEEEQSHGMKLERYIWDDPWFSRLEVLGCKDQLEMYHVNQSTAMRQMVFMQKQVLSQRSSEFCELGAEFSQNLNFVPSQRVSQIEHFYQPDTHAESWRCDSAIMYADKVTCENNDYDKTVYQSIQPIYPSRIQTGDNLFKCTDAVKSFNHIIHFGDHKGIHTGEKLYEYKECHQIFNQSPSFNEHPRLHVGENQYNYKEYENIFYFSSFMEHQKIGTVEKAYKYNEWEKVFGYDSFLTQHTSTYTAEKPYDYNECGTSFIWSSYLIQHKKTHPGEKPYECDKCGKVFRNRSALTKHERTHTGIKPYECNKCGKAFSWNSHLIVHKRIHTGEKPYVCNECGKSFNWNSHLIGHQRTHTGEKPFECTECGKSFSWSSHLIAHMRMHTGEKPFKCDECEKAFRDYSALSKHERTHSGAKPYKCTECGKSFSWSSHLIAHQRTHTGEKPYNCQECGKAFRERSALTKHEIIHSGIKPYECNKCGKSCSQMAHLVRHQRTHTGEKPYECNKCGKSFSQSCHLVAHRRIHTGEKPYKCNQCERSFNCSSHLIAHRRTHTGEKPYRCNECGKAFNESSSLIVHLRNHTGEKPYKCNHCEKAFCKNSSLIIHQRMHSGEKRFICSECGKAFSGHSALLQHQRNHSEEKLN; encoded by the coding sequence ATGAGAAATCTTGAAAGCAAAGCATTGATCCCAGCACAGAGCATTTTTGAGGAAGAACAATCCCATGGCATGAAGTTGGAAAGATATATATGGGATGATCCTTGGTTCTCCAGGTTAGAAGTTTTGGGATGTAAAGACCAATTAGAAATGTATCACGTGAACCAGAGTACAGCTATGAGGCAGATGGTCTTCATGCAAAAGCAAGTACTATCCCAGAGAAGCTCTGAATTCTGTGAACTTGGGGCAGAGTTTAGCCAGAACTTAAACTTTGTtccatctcagagagtttctcagatagaacatttctatcagcCTGATACGCATGCTGAAAGTTGGAGATGTGACTCAGCCATAATGTATGCAGATAAGGTTACCTGTGAAAATAATGATTATGACAAAACTGTTTATCAGTCCATTCAACCTATTTACCCTTCAAGAATACAAACTGGAGATAATCTTTTCAAATGTACTGATGCTGTTAAATCTTTCAATCATATAATACATTTTGGTGATCATAAAGGaattcacacaggagaaaaactcTATGAATATAAGGAATGCCATCAAATCTTTAACCAGAGCCCATCATTTAATGAACACCCAAGGCTTCATGTTGGAGAAAACCAGTATAATTACAAAGAATATgagaatatcttttatttctcatCCTTTATGGAACATCAAAAAATTGGTACTGTAGAGAAAGCATATAAATACAATGAATGGGAGAAAGTCTTTGGGTATGATTCATTCCTTACTCAGCATACAAGCACTTACACTGCAGAGAAACCCTATGACTACAATGAATGTGGGACGTCTTTCATCTGGAGCTCTTACCTTATTCAGCATAAGAAAACTCAtcctggagaaaaaccctatgaatgtgaTAAATGTGGAAAAGTTTTTAGGAATCGTTCAGCCCTTACTAAACATGAACGGACTCACACTGGAataaaaccctatgaatgtaataaatgtggaaaagccttcagctGGAATTCTCATCTTATTgtacataagagaattcatacagGAGAAAAACCTTATGTTTGCAATGAGTGTGGGAAATCTTTCAACTGGAACTCTCATCTTATTGGACATCAGAGGactcatacaggagagaaaccttTTGAATGTACTGAATGTGGGAAATCATTCAGCTGGAGCTCCCATCTTATTGCCCATATGAGAAtgcatactggagagaaaccctttAAATGTGATGAATGTGAAAAAGCTTTTAGGGACTACTCAGCCCTTAGTAAACATGAAAGAACTCATTCTGGAGCAAAACCATATAAATGTACTGAATGTGGAAAATCCTTCAGCTGGAGCTCCCATCTTATTGcccatcagagaactcacacggGAGAGAAACCGTATAACTGTcaggaatgtggcaaagctttcagAGAACGCTCAGCCCTCACTAAACATGAGATAATTCATTCTGGAATTAAGCCCTATGAATGTAATAAATGTGGAAAATCCTGTAGCCAAATGGCTCACCTTGTTAGACATCAAAGGactcatactggagaaaaaccctatgaatgcaaTAAATGTGGGAAATCCTTCAGTCAAAGCTGTCACCTTGTTGCTCATCGGAGAAttcacactggtgagaaaccctataaatgtaatcAATGTGAAAGATCCTTTAACTGTAGTTCTCACCTCATTGCACACCGGagaactcatactggagagaaaccatacaggtgtaatgaatgtgggaaagcatTTAATGAGAGTTCATCCCTTATTGTACACCTAAGAAACCATACTGGAGAAAAGCCCTACAAATGTAATCATTGTGAGAAAGCATTTTGTAAGAATTCTTCCCTTATTATTCATCAGAGAATGCATAGTGGAGAGAAGCGCTTTAtatgcagtgaatgtggaaaagcctttagTGGTCACTCAGCCCTTCTTCAACACCAGAGAAATCACAGTGAAGAGAAACTGAATTGA